One stretch of Pararhizobium qamdonense DNA includes these proteins:
- a CDS encoding DsbE family thiol:disulfide interchange protein, with amino-acid sequence METPAPADSNRPGKVRIVLALLPLLIFAGLAVIFWSQLDSGRSISEIPSALIGTKAPSLDMPPLEGATFKGAAMPALTDAAIKGKLTLVNVWASWCVPCREENPIILELAKDSRLTVVGINYKDQTGNALRFLGELGNPFSAVGVDPRGKAAIDWGVYGIPESYLVDVSGTIVYKRVGPFDDRSLKEGLYPAIEKAVAGK; translated from the coding sequence ATCGAGACCCCCGCCCCTGCGGACAGCAACCGGCCGGGCAAGGTGCGTATCGTCCTTGCGCTCTTGCCGCTTTTGATCTTTGCCGGGCTCGCCGTGATCTTCTGGTCCCAGCTCGATTCCGGCCGCAGTATCAGCGAAATCCCCTCGGCATTGATCGGCACCAAGGCGCCCTCCCTGGACATGCCGCCGCTTGAGGGCGCGACCTTTAAGGGCGCCGCCATGCCGGCGCTGACCGATGCCGCGATCAAGGGCAAGCTGACGCTGGTCAATGTCTGGGCATCCTGGTGCGTGCCCTGCCGCGAGGAAAATCCGATCATCCTGGAACTGGCGAAGGATTCGCGGCTGACCGTGGTCGGGATCAATTACAAGGACCAGACCGGAAATGCCCTGCGGTTCCTCGGTGAACTCGGCAATCCCTTCTCCGCCGTTGGTGTCGATCCGCGCGGCAAGGCGGCGATCGACTGGGGCGTCTACGGCATCCCGGAATCCTACCTCGTCGATGTATCCGGCACGATCGTCTACAAACGGGTCGGGCCGTTCGATGATCGCAGCCTGAAGGAAGGTCTCTATCCGGCGATCGAAAAGGCAGTGGCTGGCAAGTAG
- a CDS encoding MBL fold metallo-hydrolase, with the protein MSQTRNPYYTGPVSDHFDGTHFFNPQGEAPLGFRELLRWQFGGGRMAWPKTIKSPFPQAKPDDRAGAQSLRVTMVGHATLLIQVAGLNILTDPVWSKRTSPFSFAGPQRVVAPGIAFDDLPPIDIVLVTHNHYDHLDLATLKRLQEAHSSHIITPLGNDTIIHRAIPGAKISDMDWGEQISFWDGVTIDCEPCHHWSARTARDRRMALWAAFVISTPSGKIYHIGDTGFHDGINYRAAAEKHGAFRLANLPIGAYEPRWFMKAQHQNPQEAVNGMQLCNAAYAAGHHFGTVQLTNEGIEAPVEALEVALKEQGIAPERFRALRAGEVFDVPGV; encoded by the coding sequence GTGAGCCAGACCAGAAATCCTTACTATACCGGCCCCGTCTCCGATCATTTCGACGGCACCCATTTCTTCAACCCGCAGGGCGAGGCGCCGCTTGGCTTTCGCGAACTGCTGCGCTGGCAGTTCGGCGGTGGCCGCATGGCCTGGCCAAAGACGATCAAAAGCCCGTTCCCGCAGGCAAAGCCCGATGATCGCGCCGGCGCCCAGTCCTTGCGCGTGACGATGGTTGGACATGCGACACTCTTGATCCAGGTCGCCGGGCTCAACATCCTGACCGATCCCGTCTGGTCGAAACGCACCAGCCCGTTTTCCTTTGCAGGTCCACAACGCGTGGTCGCGCCGGGCATTGCCTTTGATGACCTGCCGCCCATCGATATCGTTCTTGTCACCCACAATCACTACGACCATCTCGACCTTGCTACCCTCAAGCGCCTGCAGGAGGCGCACAGCTCCCACATCATCACCCCGCTCGGCAACGACACGATCATCCACCGCGCCATTCCCGGCGCCAAGATTTCCGACATGGACTGGGGCGAGCAGATCTCCTTCTGGGACGGCGTCACCATCGACTGCGAACCCTGCCATCACTGGTCGGCGCGCACTGCCCGCGACCGCCGCATGGCGCTCTGGGCCGCCTTCGTGATCTCGACGCCATCGGGAAAGATCTACCATATCGGCGATACCGGCTTTCACGACGGCATCAATTACCGGGCGGCGGCAGAAAAACACGGCGCGTTCCGCCTCGCCAACCTGCCGATCGGCGCCTATGAGCCGCGCTGGTTCATGAAAGCCCAGCACCAGAACCCGCAGGAAGCCGTCAACGGAATGCAACTCTGCAACGCCGCCTATGCGGCCGGCCACCATTTCGGCACGGTGCAGCTGACCAATGAAGGGATCGAGGCGCCGGTAGAGGCGCTGGAAGTGGCGTTGAAGGAGCAGGGCATCGCGCCGGAGCGGTTCCGGGCGCTGCGGGCCGGCGAGGTGTTCGACGTGCCTGGGGTATAG
- a CDS encoding nuclear transport factor 2 family protein, translated as MDREATVRGLFAAYLANRKDEVSDMLTENFTFSSPRDDHIDKATYFERCWPQPPVFRAIHIERVSLEDNEALVRYRAEKLDGGAFRNVEVIRFHGDRIASVEVYFGRDA; from the coding sequence ATGGATAGGGAAGCAACCGTTCGCGGCCTCTTTGCAGCCTATCTAGCCAACCGGAAGGACGAGGTTTCCGATATGCTCACGGAGAATTTCACCTTTTCCAGTCCGCGCGACGACCATATCGATAAGGCAACCTATTTCGAACGGTGCTGGCCGCAGCCGCCTGTCTTCCGCGCCATCCACATCGAGCGTGTGTCGCTGGAGGACAATGAAGCGCTGGTGCGCTACCGCGCTGAAAAGCTGGACGGCGGCGCGTTTCGCAATGTCGAGGTCATCCGGTTTCACGGCGACCGCATCGCTTCGGTGGAGGTCTATTTCGGCCGCGATGCCTGA